The DNA region TCCGATGCACACATCATGAtcaacggatcatccggtgaacttcATCACTTGGAATCGTCTCTGGAATAAATAGTTCGGTGATttcatcattgcatcaccggataattcAGTAAGTTGAACTTAATTTTTCCTGGACAATTCCACTTCTTCTAAAATTAGTTCGGTGCTGTAGGCaaactaacatcggatcatccagtgtaaCACTTCTAATATTTTTGGACACGTGTCACTTAGAAAGGCATCTGATGATTCCATAGCTTTAATCACTGGACCATCTTATgtatgaaatatattttttgacttgATAACCAAACATGATAAATCTCAaatgttttactaataaaagtaaaaaaaagaaattatgagaaaaatcttctcctctttttttcgaatctcatctgaaatcaaactcaGCATTTCTCCCGATGTATTCTTCAGTGATATTTTCGTAGTGCATTTACATCTTGATACATTGAGTTTGTGATTAATATTATCggatctaatatttatatttttattgtaaaatATGAGCACTTAACTAGAAGAGGACTAAGTATTATCTTTGTGCTATGGAGAATGTAGTGGTGGTGAAAAAACGGTTGAGTTATGGGAGACAAATTGagaattcatttttcttaaatctAATGGGTGGTGAAAGCGCCATTGAATCACGATATCAGACGGCTAAAGAGGCGCCACGTAGCGTACAAGATGATGTTCTAGAAGCAATTCTACTCTTCCCTCTGCCCCGCTGGAAAAAAACCCGAGGTCTACTCTCCTGCCAATTCCCAAACCCTAACATCTCCCCAtggacgacggcgacggcggcctgAGCTTCGACTTCGAGGGCGGCCTCGACTCGGCCCTGGCGGCTGGGGGGCCCGCGCCGTCCTCGACTGACCCTGGCGGGGGCGGGGCCGGGCCGGGCCTGtacggccgcggccgcggccgcggccgcggtaGCTACCGTCAGACGGTATGCCGGCACTGGCTGCGGGGGCTGTGCATGAAGGGTGAGGCGTGCGGGTTCCTTCACCAGTTCGACAAGGCCCGCATGCCCGTGTGTCGCTTCTTCCGCGACTTCGGCGAGTGCCGCGAGTCGGACTGCGCCTACAAGCACTCGTACGACGACGTCAAGGAGTGCAACATGTGAGATCAGATCCCCCTGATTCGTCCCGGTTCGCAGTGTGAagtttagcatttttttttttccgagcAACTGAATTTTAGCATTTGGCCGGGGAGGAATTGGTTTCTATGGCTGCTGGATTTTAACACAAATGGTGGATGGTTGGTGAAATCTGGCGGAATTCCGCAAGTGCGATTTGTTAACTTGAGGGAACTTGCTAATTTGGGTGCTCATTTGTGTTGGGTGATTGGAGATTGAGGGCTTGAGATTGTTGCGATCATAATCCCTGGGGTCAGTCCTAGCCTTCAGTAGGTATCATGTAGTTCGATTCAATTTAGTGAAATTAAGAGACTTTCATAATTTCTACTGATAGAAGCTACTACTGACATGATAGTGGGAATCCAATGTACATGACAATTTGTTGCAACGACACTGACCATATAACTTGCAGAGCTTGGTAAAATTTAATATATGTGGcgctaaaaaatagtttatgtGTGGTCATGTGTTGTCATGGTAAAAAGTTAAATGGTTGTTTGCTGTCTTTCTTCACTTCTGACATCTGTGTTATCTCATTCTTCTTTGCAGGTATAAGATGGGATTTTGCCCCAATGGTCCTAGTTGCCGGTACAAGCATGTCAAGCTACCTGGGCCACCACCTCCTGTCGAGGAAGTTCTCCAGAAGATTTTGCAGATGCGCTCTTTCAACAAATACGGTCAGCATAGAAACAATAACTATAATCAGCAGGTGGAGAGACCTCAACATCCACAGGGTTCAGGGTTGCCTAACCAGAATTCAACAGAAAATGCTACTGCTACAACGCAACCAGCTGCTGGACAACAAGCACAAACGATGCGCCAACAGCCaccacagcagcagcagaatcCAAATACAAATGAGCAGGTCCAAGGTGTTTCAAATGGCCATCAAGCCACTAGAATCGCGACACCCCTTCCACAAGGGCCATCTAGGTGTGTGTGGAGTTTCTAGTCAATCTTGTAAAGCTTTTAGAACATAGTGAAATAGTGAAAATGATATACATAGTCTTATTTACAGTCCCTTGTCTCATAAAACTGCTATACCATGTTATCTGTTTTGACACTTGGTAATGAAATGTACTCATTTTTCAAGCTTATTTCTCCTATATTGAGTGGCAGAAAGAGTTTGTGGTAGTTTTTATTTGCTTATTACATAAGTTAGCTAGCACTGTTCTTGCTTTCTGGGTTACAAAGCTAGGTTATGTGTTAACTAGTTATCTCAGGTTGGTTCCACCATATTTAGCTCATCAGCAGAAGAAGCTTTTGTAACTATAATCATTGCTAAGTTATTACTCTGTTTGTATAAAAAGATTTCATGGTGGAAAGTTCTAGTAGCACACGAGATGGTGAGAGTTGCATGAATGGTTAATTTTAGAGACATATAGTCTGATCCAGTAGCCACACCATATTGTATGGTAGTGAGCATGCATCTGCAGTCCCTGGAGGCAATACACAGGATCATTGGCATATGCAGTGTACACTATACACACTTAACCCGAATTTGTACTTGTTTTGTATTTTCAATACAAACTTAGTTTTTTAGTTACTGTGGAATTTGACCCTGTATTGTAGGTTTTCATACATCTTTATTGCACTCTTAAATTTTTCTATCTCTAGTTCATATAGTACTTGAGAAGTCAACATTTTGTGCGATGATATAACAAATATTGCTAATGACTTGTTTCATTTGCACTTTTTTTTGGTTCTTGAGGTATCCCTTGAAAAAGGACTAGAATATTCGTTTGTTTTACAAACCTAACCAGAGTAATCTTacttgcttgttcttcttgttgttgttgttttggaATTTAGTAAGTTAGTTTCATGAATAACAGCACCATGGGTTATTGGGTTTTGCTACCTATCCTTATGGCTGAGTGATTTCGgtattttattatttaatttACGTTATTATTGAGGGATAATCGTTTACCCATATTTTGTTAATACCATCATGAACATCATAATGCATCTTCTGTTAGAAGTTTTGTTTGATGCTTTCGTGGTATCGGCTGTGCTGTCATACTACAATGGTTCTCTAATTGGGTCTTGGATTGGTAAATGTAAAACATCAGGTACTTCATTGTTAAAAGTTGCAATCGGGAGAACCTGGAAATATCAGTTCAGCAGGGAATTTGGGCTACTCAGAGGAGTAACGAGGCTAAACTTAATGAAGCTTTTGAATCCATTGAGAATGTTATTCTAATATTCTCAATTAATAGAACTCGCCATTTCCAGGTAAACTGGAGGTTTCATCGTTGCTATGAATACTGTGCGTAGCATTTGTTCACCTATGAATTCACCTTTGAGGATGCTATTTTAAATTctttcaaattgcatctacttatttAGATCAAATCATGCTGTGCTTTTCAAGGGGTGTGCAAAGATGACTTCTAGGATTGGTGGCTACATTGGAGGTGGAAATTGGAAATCTGCTCATGGAATGGCACATTACGGTCGGAACTTCTCTATACAGTGGCTTAAGGTGCACTTTTTCTTGCTGATCTTGTACTTCTATTTGTTTGTCACCACTTCAATAGCATGGCACTTTCCAGATGATGGAACAGATAAGAACAGCATATGGTTATGAATTCGCATCATAGCGCATGGAAATATTTCTATGTCTTAATTTTGATTCAGTTAGTAACAGCACGACACTGTCTTTCTCTGTTCACCCGTTCATCCGCACAACCCCCACcctctaaaaaataaaaataaaaacgcACCCTTCCTGCCTACCCCCCAAGCGGGTCTGGAGTTAATTCTCCACTGGGTGCTCCATCTAAAATTGCCACGCTGAGGTTTACAAACATGAAACATTGAGAGAAAGTGAGAAACTTATATATTGATGTGGATATTTTTTGTGGTTAAGATATGCTTTAGGTCCAGGCAATCTATTCAGAAGCTGAAACTATTGTTAATGCAGTGAAGTGTAAGTCCATTGGGTGCTGTTATATTGTATATCAAATTTTAGATCTGCGAGTAATTCATTTTAAAGATAAATAGCTAGCTCATTGGTTAGTTTTAGTTTTGGCAACCGCGCATGCCAAAGTTCTCATGTTCTTATAACATAATTGAACATAAGATAATTGATAGATTcgttttatgtttttttttatgtagatTTTGCTAGTATGGTTAAACCAAATTGTGAATCACAGGTGTGGTTAACAGGCTAAGTATTGACTTCTCATTGAACTCTTCCTGCCATATGTTTTTACATGAAAGTCTTAAAGAATATGTCTTGTATCATCATTATGTCTATACTTACTACAGTTTTTGCACTACAGCTTTGTGAATTGTCATTTCAGAAAACTCATCATCTGCGCAATCCATACAATGATAATCTCCCTGTTAAGGTTGGGTATGGTGCATCACCTTGTCTCAGATGTTTGCTGGCTTTGGCTCCtcgaaatatatatatttcttttctgAGGGAAAGGCTCCTTGAAATATTATACCTTATGTTTTCATGTTCAAATGGAAATGGTAGAAATTGTCTGTCTAGCTTATACAGATGTCACTAGATTGTATGGCTTGTCTTCTTTCTTATTGCTGATATCTTTCCACCTTGATTGTTATTTCCCACAAGGTTGATTAAGCTCATTGTCAAACCTACCTTGAAGGACGGAGCTGACTTTGCTTAACTTAAGTGGTCCCTTATTTCACTAAATCAGAAATATGCTTCTTCATTActattatctatatttatacTTCACCACAAACACTATATTGTATTATGCTTGGTTGGTTGACTTTAAGTTAAAGTTCAAACTTCAAGCATTTGTACTGTTTATATAGTGATCAAACACTAGCAAGAAAATTTCTCTAGATGAAAGGAGATTCTATATTGCTGTAGGTCGGAAAGATTAGTAACAGAAATTCTAATGGTATGCTGTATGCTCACATTGATGATTGGCTAGATTCTCAAAGTACCAAAATTTACTTATTTATCTACATTCTCAAAAATTTTCAGGATTTAACTGTTAGTTCACTTTTGGATAGTGCAGATTAGCAGAGATTGCCAGGAATTAGAACCTTTCATTGGTGAGCAGTTGGCTTCCCTGCTTTATCTGGAACCAGACAGTGAACTTACGGTAGGCCACACATTTCTTGCTTATTTATCATGTGGACATTCCCATTAGCTGGCCTTTTTTTACTGGTCGGCATATCCACCGAAATCATTGCACGTAGCCAAGTACAACTATAAATGGGGTACACATGGCTTTGCTTTGAGCTAGTATTCCGACATACTTAACATGAATTTAAACTGTAGGAATACTTGGTCTAGTAACATTTTAGCACCGTTTGCTATGGTTTTTAACTCAATACTTCATTCATTTCATTCAGCACCTGGGGTGGCTGACAGACTTATGTTCTTAGACTAGTTTCATACTGGTTAAATCATGATTGGGGGTGACCATAATTAAAAATATGCACACATAAGATTTATATCAGCAGGATTGTTTTAGAAAAAGGTGGAAGACATCACCAACATTTAGAATCTTTCTTTACAGTAGATATATGTTAAGGAAAGATaattgcaatgttttttttattgactGAAATTTAATAACGACACACTATATACTCTATGGAATAAGAATTAACAATGCATACAGTATGCACTCTCTTCTAAAGTAATAACGCACGACTCCACAGTTTTATAGTGGTCAGTGGTAGTGCTAttttgcttcaagagaaatacTGTGGTACAGACGAATCATTGTCTATGACCGGTTCCTTCTCTAAAGGGTCTAATCCACATGTATTTACGTAACTTTGTTTTAGTAATCATATgtttgccttttcttctttttactTCTCTGAAGTGATGTCCATGTCCACTGGCTGATATTCTGAATATGGGTTTAGGCTATGCTAATTGCAGCCGAGGCCaagagagaagaggaaaaggCAAAGGGAGTCAGTGTTGATGAGGCAGCTGATAATCAAGATATCATGCTGTTTGATGAcaatgaagaagaggaggaagaggaaagtgaggaagaagaagaaagtggCCAAGAATCTCAAGGAAGGGGAAGAGGAAGGGGGATGATGTGGCCACCTCAAATGCCAATGATGCGCCGCGTTGGGCCAATGATGGGAGGGCGCAGCTTCCCTCCCAACATGATGGGTGATGGCTTCGGTTTTGGCAGTGGTTTTGGCATGCCTGATCCTTTTGGTGTGCCTCGTTGTTTTCCACCATTTGGTGGCCCAAGGTTTCCCGGTGACTTCACCAGAGGAGGTCCTATGCCTGGTATGGTCTTCCCTGGCAGGCCACCGCAACCTGGAGGCCTCTTCCCTATGGGCCTTGACATGATGGGTCCTGGTCGTGGACTGCTCATGGGAGGCATGGGAATGGGCAGGCCTGGACGACCTAATCGCCCCATGGGTATGGCTCCCTTCATGCCCCCTCCACCTCCAAACAACCGTGTTGCGAAAAGGGAGCAAAGAAAGCCAGGTGGTGACAGGAGCGACAAGTATGAAACAGCGTCGGACCAGGGAAGCAGGGGTCGTGATAATACTGGAAATTCTGGAGGAGATGGATCCAGGTCTCAATCTGGGGACAGATATGGTAGAAGCGCCCTCCGGGATGATGACAGCGAgagcgaagaggaagcagctCCTAGGCGTTCAAGGAAACCATAGAGCAATACTGAGAAGCTGAGCTCCATGCTGTTACCTGATGAGAAGGATACCTGTGTAAACTGAGTTCAGAAAGTCAAAATAGATTTCCTATCTAATCTTCTTTGCTGAGACTAGAACCAAATAGTGAAATATGGATCCTGTATAACTGCATGCTGTGGGCAGTCATATTGGTAGTTGAATTTTTCTCAGGCGGCAAAGACAAGCTCATCTTGGCAGGTTGAGATTGATCTGGTGGTGTATCACAGTATCAGTCAGGATTTGTATAGTAACAATGATaatactatataaaacacaagtTGGTTTCCGTGATACCTCTTTTTCTACTCTCtttctatctaataaaaatccttaaaatttaaataatttacctatttttacTATTTAAGTTTATGTTAGTAGCTACGGATATATGacatattttactaatgaaaataaatgaaaaaattatgaaggaAAATAGCGGTAGAGGATGGTTTGCAACCAAGCACTATGAGCGATTGGGATAGCAGCAGAGCTATTTGCTGAGCCGTGAGCCCGTGATTTTCGTAGGTTTCACTCTCTTGCGGCTACAGTCTGGATGTCTGATATGTCAAAATGTCTCGTAGCCTGGTGACTGCAACACGGGAAACTTAGAGCATATCCTTCACCGGAATTCGACAACGAACGCCATGCCAAGCGGTGGTGGCTTGGCCTAGCAGGGAGCGCGCGTCGCTTTCCACGCCCACGCGCCGATGGGCGCACGGCATGGCTCCCGTCCAGACGAGAGCCAAACGCAGCAGACGTCGCGCCTGTTTCCTCGAACCGAAGCAGCGCCGGGATAGATTCCTCGGCGAAACACGGTTTCAGCTGGGCAGGCACCTGAAGCAGCCGACAGGCTCTGAGACCTTCGACGCCTGCCATTGCTGTGTCGCTGACGCTGACGCATGTGATCGGTCGAGTTATCCGAAGAAGATCGAAAGCAGAAACGAAAACGTGAGGCACTCAACTCCACCCCACTTGCGTGTTTTACTCCCCAAGCTTCTCCTCTCTCCATACATCTTTTCCCCAGTGCCGTGAAAAAGGCCGGTCAGGATGGCGCGAGGACGCAAGATCTGCGGAGGGGCCAGCTGAAGATCTGACCGAGACGGAGAAATCATCAAGATGCTGATGGATCGATgtggggagaggagaggaagatgctCAGACCCTTGAGAAGAGTGGGTGGTATGTGTTATTGCACTCCACATGTGGCTGCCACTTTAGAGCTTGTCATCATCCAGAGCCAACCAACCAGGCACCTCTTGGGAGGACCATTGAGCCTGCCCAGGCACAATCACAGCAGGAGAGAGGATTGGTATGTCTTCTCGTAGCATTTTGCACATGAGAGATGGATGGATGGGTTCCGGATAATAGATGGGCGTTACCGCGTTAAGGCCTGAAGAAATGGATGGACGGAGAGGGGGCATACACAGGCATCAGCATCACATTCACACGCACAGGCTGCACTCACCCGCTGACTGACCCTAAAGAAAGCTAGGTCAGGCTCAGGCAATccatcttccttttctttttgcccTTGAGAATTTGCAATGCAGTGCCATCAGTTCAGTGTGTGGGGATCAGGTCAGATGGGGGACCCAAACCTCACATGCGAATGCTGGCCCAGACCAATTGCAAAGTCACTGTCACATACAAATGACGCCTCATTCTTCTTCCAAGTAAAAAAGGTTTGGATGGATGACTTCTGTATCTGGGTCGATCCATGATCTTTACAAGATTACATTACACCAGTGGCCATGCCAGTAACAGGAATAGTAACTTTAAGCAGTAAGGTTCACAAATGGAATTCAGTGAGCACTATTAATTTGAGTAACAGTTTGAAACTAAAGGTCTAGGATGCCCTACTTAGAATGAAAGCACGTTTTGTTTTACTTACCATGCTGCAGAGGGCCACCCCTGCTGCCTGGTTGGTTGTTGCCACCAATGCTCATGTGGAACCAAAATGCCATGATAATGCTAGAATATGAAGAAGATAGGCATGTGTATGCAATGCAACGAGAGAGTTGATCATCAGAGAGCCTACATTCGCAGGATTAGTATTCCATGGAACAAAGTTTTGGCATGTACACCAAAGGTACTGGTAGTTTCTATCTAGAAGCTGATATCATATGACATAATTATTAGATAGTGGTACATAACTTAAGTGCTAGGCTTGATCTATGTTGCTTTCAGTTCCAGATCTCAAAAACTAGGAAAGTGCTGCAGAAACATGAGTCACAGACCAGCCTTGAGCTGAGGGCATACGACTTGTTCCCTCTCTTCATAACTCAACTGAACCGACCGATGCGATCCCCGTGCTTAGGCTTCTCGATTCCTGCCTGCTAACGTAGTCGTCACAGATGCTACCTAGCCTCCTCGCGGGAGCCGAGCTCAAAAGTTCAAGGCCCTGCTTGCCCATCTGCTGCACCTCCTGAGGTGAGAGTATTTTTATGCAGGACACACTATTCACGAATTCCCTGCAAGTTTCAAGGTGCAGCAATGTAAGAGAGAATGCAAAACAGTGACACAGCTGCTCAAAATGCTGCCAAGGCCCAAGGGTCACAAGAACATACTGCCAAGGGTCGTCGCCAACAAGAAGGACATCCTCCTCTCGGTCGACGAATACAAGCTGCCAGCCTGATCTCAAAGGGTCTTCCAACTGGCCCTCAAGGCCAAATAAACGCCCTAGTTCCCTACGGAGCTCATGATAGCTACTAAACCTAGTGATATCAAGTGACCTTCCGAAGGTTCCAGATTTGTAAACCTGTAGTTCAAACGGAAGCAAATTTGTGGATTAATAGCAATGTAGGCAATAAGTTACGTAGGGATTTTCAGAGACTCGTATAATGCTCCGAAAGTTCAATCATAtgattataaattatttttctattaatGCAATGGTCAAGAGTATGGGCAATGCACAGTTATCGATAGTCAACTAGTGAGCAAATAGTCAAATATCTGAAAATCACATAAGAAGCTCAGAAATAAAGCTTGACTCAGAGAAGCAACATGAATTCTTTTCCTACAGAAGTCACTCACCTTCACGAAGGTTGCAGGTGGTTGATTTACATGATTAGAATTCTCTGCACATGGTGCATACCCTGAATCATCTAAGCAGCCCGGAGAATTTAGCGCGTGATCCAACGGGAAATCATTCTGGGAAGGGCTCAGGAAATTGGAGGTGGAATAGGGTATAGCAGTTGAATCATTCCCGTTCTGGAGGCTTGGGATGCCCCCTTGCATTAGAAGAGATTGTGAGTCTATACTAACACCAAACAAGAGATGATTTTGAGGATCAGAGTTCCCATCTTGATCCACCAAGCACCCTCTTCCAGGAAGTGGCGCCAATGCAGAGCTTTGAGGTATAGTAGTAGGTGGTGTAGAATCCAATTGTTCTATCTGCGATGTAACCTGGGGCCGAGAAGGAAGTAAAGACTCCACTGCAATTCGCTTCGCCGACCATGGGTCCGGGACCATCGCAGTGGGTCTTGGCATACTCAGGTGGGAAGCTGCTTCCGATGAGAATGGCCTCAGTGTATTTTGCATGGTGGAGGCGCTGGATGGAGATAATGAGCACATATTCGTGTCTGCAAAGCTCTGTGCCTGTGAGAATGGTAGTACTGTTTGCAGTGCAATAGGTGAAGACTGAGAGCCTGACGACAGTTGAGAAAAAGCGGACAACGCATTAGATAAAGACTGGTAGTTGGTCATGTTGTTATGTTGTTGCATCTGTTGATGTTGAGGGACTTGCAGACACTGTGATTGCTGCTGCTGTGAGTCTTGCTGTTGTTGCTGGGGTTGCAGCTGGGGCTTCTGCTCATTGAATGATTGGCCATGTTGGATCTGCTGCTTGAGGAACTCAGACCGACCCTGGCCTTGAATTGTGCTCTCAGAAATGTTTTGAAGGTATGGCTGCTGCTGAAACTGAGGCTGCACTTGCTGCAAAATCTGACTTGACATAAGTGGCGCAGCTCGACTAACTATGTTCTGCGGCTGCTGGAACTGCAGTATTGTGGGTGACACCTGCTTCGTTGGGTCCTGGAAAGCAGCCGTGGCCATCGTCTGATACATGTCAGGTTGCAGACCAAGGAAGGAAGCATCCAGCCTTGGCTGCATCCAAGGACTCATACCAAGTCCACCAAAATTCAAAGACTGAAAACCAGGGTTTGCAGTATCACGAAGCCACATGAGAGAGGAAGTCAAGTCATCATCCTTCCCACCTACAGATAGACATCATTCGCAAGGTTATTAGCGTTAAAATGCATATTTACCTACAAAGGCTAACTAAACATCAACTCATACCATGCAGAGAAGGCAAGCCTGTTGGCCATGGACGCTTAAGCCTGAGCGGAAAAGGAGATGGATACATTGGAAAAGTTGTCAGGGGCTCAATCTCCCATAGTGACACCCTTGGCTGCCGCTCTCCAGTGGTTGACTCATCCCAGCCAACCTGCATTATTCGAAGACAAATTTTGTGATCATGCCAGACCATGAGGTAGGTACCATGAGGGCAAGCAATCTTTTAGGGAGTAATATCCTGTGTAACTCAAAACTTTCATGAATACGGTTGAACAATAGCTGAAGTGCCTGTAGTGAGTTAAACTCGAGGCAACAAGAGAATTGCCAGTCTGAAATATACCTTAACAGATCGCCAGTGCGAATTTGGCCACCGAACAGCATCAAGATCACTAATTCCGGTAATTGTCCCCATGtatctgaaaataaaaatactGATCTCGTTAGACTGCTAATACCATATATGGATGTGCATATGGTACTTTAGTATTGAGTGAAAGGCAAGAAGTACAGAGACATATGACCAAAGCCAGAGATCTCGTTAGAGAATGCACTAACccacaaaactagaaaaaggcAATGAAAAGGAAACTGATAGAGCAATAAAAATTAAGACGAGAAAAGAAAACTATAAGAAGCTCATGCAGCAAGCAGCTAAGTTTGCGCAGAGCTAAAATGTACAATGTAAAGTCATTTTGACTTACCTCCTAACGCTAGACTCTTCTGTCTCAAAAAGCATCCTGAAACGCATCCCCACAGATATACGGGTATGATACACAGCCTTTACATACTTCGCAAGCGGTATGACAAACTCTGAAGGGCTTGCCCTGCAAAAGCAAATGTTAAAATAATTGAAAGGAGAAATGCCAAACAATAAATGTATATAACATTCTACCTTGGGTTATAGAAAACTGTAAACCGGCTATTTGTTGAAGCAGCATGAGCAGCTGCAGCAAGAAGACCAATGTGCATGCTATCGCTAGATAAGACTGAAGATGGCATGACAGTTTGTGGTCGATTTGCCCGGCGAATTCCCAGAAGAAGTTGATTATTGTCATTCCTGACAAGGCAAGGAAAGATATAAATACAACTAAGAATAAACTATCTGATAGTAAGGAGACAACAAAGTGAGGAAGATGTTGGGTGATTATTTTAAATACTGGAAGAATGAACATACCAGATAAATAGGACAGAGTCTCCAGCGAAGAGTCTCTTTGCACTTACAAAGACACTCCAGCCAGTAGTTAGAAGATGCCGCTTTGGTTGACCTGCGTTAAGAATGATATTTTCagtaattaatatttttatcGTAAGTCTAGTTGCCACTAAGGTaaaaatctgaaattgcaaCTGGGGTCTAAAATAATAGGTTCTAAATAGTCGTTACCACAGAATCTAGAGCTGGCatagttataaaaataaaactGCTCACCGCGAAAGATGTGGCGGAATTTCCACTCATTGCCATGAAGATCTTTTGCAATCAGCTCCTGTGCTGGAGGTTGCTGGGTGAAATCCTACAAAGTTGTTCGCAAATTAGAAACAACTAGTGATCTAGTTCACTTTATGCAACCAAATCAATTCAAAGAATGAACTGGAAACTGGAGAGAAACTGCACAAACCAGTGGAGGAAACACTTTCTCAGCTGCTCGACGGGGAACAGAGAATCCTCCATGCGTACTTGTGTCACTTGCAGTTAATGTTTTGCAAAAATAGTTTGTTGGCTGTTTATTGGCAGTACCTAATTCAGCAGGTAAATAAGGGTCCTTCAGCTCTTGCTGCACAAAAAAGTAAGCACAAATTTACTCTCATGGATACCAAGATAAATTTACATgtgacataaaaaaaaaatatatattaccgGGTTAAGTGGTTGCAGCGTCATCTGCGCATATACCTCATCTGTTTCTGCATCAGCCTGCAGGAAGAAAATAACACAGATGATGAAACACAAAAATAAAACTTAAGATTACTTAGCTTAAGGATAATGTGCTCTAAAGCTCCAAACTTA from Phragmites australis chromosome 8, lpPhrAust1.1, whole genome shotgun sequence includes:
- the LOC133927227 gene encoding zinc finger CCCH domain-containing protein 45-like isoform X4 — protein: MGFCPNGPSCRYKHVKLPGPPPPVEEVLQKILQMRSFNKYGQHRNNNYNQQVERPQHPQGSGLPNQNSTENATATTQPAAGQQAQTMRQQPPQQQQNPNTNEQVQGVSNGHQATRIATPLPQGPSRYFIVKSCNRENLEISVQQGIWATQRSNEAKLNEAFESIENVILIFSINRTRHFQGCAKMTSRIGGYIGGGNWKSAHGMAHYGRNFSIQWLKILLVWLNQIVNHSFVNCHFRKLIICAIHTMIISLLRLVQISRDCQELEPFIGEQLASLLYLEPDSELTAMLIAAEAKREEEKAKGVSVDEAADNQDIMLFDDNEEEEEEESEEEEESGQESQGRGRGRGMMWPPQMPMMRRVGPMMGGRSFPPNMMGDGFGFGSGFGMPDPFGVPRCFPPFGGPRFPGDFTRGGPMPGMVFPGRPPQPGGLFPMGLDMMGPGRGLLMGGMGMGRPGRPNRPMGMAPFMPPPPPNNRVAKREQRKPGGDRSDKYETASDQGSRGRDNTGNSGGDGSRSQSGDRYGRSALRDDDSESEEEAAPRRSRKP
- the LOC133927227 gene encoding zinc finger CCCH domain-containing protein 45-like isoform X2, which produces MDDGDGGLSFDFEGGLDSALAAGGPAPSSTDPGGGGAGPGLYGRGRGRGRGSYRQTVCRHWLRGLCMKGEACGFLHQFDKARMPVCRFFRDFGECRESDCAYKHSYDDVKECNMYKMGFCPNGPSCRYKHVKLPGPPPPVEEVLQKILQMRSFNKYGQHRNNNYNQQVERPQHPQGSGLPNQNSTENATATTQPAAGQQAQTMRQQPPQQQQNPNTNEQVQGVSNGHQATRIATPLPQGPSRYFIVKSCNRENLEISVQQGIWATQRSNEAKLNEAFESIENVILIFSINRTRHFQGCAKMTSRIGGYIGGGNWKSAHGMAHYGRNFSIQWLKLCELSFQKTHHLRNPYNDNLPVKISRDCQELEPFIGEQLASLLYLEPDSELTAMLIAAEAKREEEKAKGVSVDEAADNQDIMLFDDNEEEEEEESEEEEESGQESQGRGRGRGMMWPPQMPMMRRVGPMMGGRSFPPNMMGDGFGFGSGFGMPDPFGVPRCFPPFGGPRFPGDFTRGGPMPGMVFPGRPPQPGGLFPMGLDMMGPGRGLLMGGMGMGRPGRPNRPMGMAPFMPPPPPNNRVAKREQRKPGGDRSDKYETASDQGSRGRDNTGNSGGDGSRSQSGDRYGRSALRDDDSESEEEAAPRRSRKP
- the LOC133927227 gene encoding zinc finger CCCH domain-containing protein 45-like isoform X1, with product MDDGDGGLSFDFEGGLDSALAAGGPAPSSTDPGGGGAGPGLYGRGRGRGRGSYRQTVCRHWLRGLCMKGEACGFLHQFDKARMPVCRFFRDFGECRESDCAYKHSYDDVKECNMYKMGFCPNGPSCRYKHVKLPGPPPPVEEVLQKILQMRSFNKYGQHRNNNYNQQVERPQHPQGSGLPNQNSTENATATTQPAAGQQAQTMRQQPPQQQQNPNTNEQVQGVSNGHQATRIATPLPQGPSRYFIVKSCNRENLEISVQQGIWATQRSNEAKLNEAFESIENVILIFSINRTRHFQGCAKMTSRIGGYIGGGNWKSAHGMAHYGRNFSIQWLKILLVWLNQIVNHSFVNCHFRKLIICAIHTMIISLLRLVQISRDCQELEPFIGEQLASLLYLEPDSELTAMLIAAEAKREEEKAKGVSVDEAADNQDIMLFDDNEEEEEEESEEEEESGQESQGRGRGRGMMWPPQMPMMRRVGPMMGGRSFPPNMMGDGFGFGSGFGMPDPFGVPRCFPPFGGPRFPGDFTRGGPMPGMVFPGRPPQPGGLFPMGLDMMGPGRGLLMGGMGMGRPGRPNRPMGMAPFMPPPPPNNRVAKREQRKPGGDRSDKYETASDQGSRGRDNTGNSGGDGSRSQSGDRYGRSALRDDDSESEEEAAPRRSRKP
- the LOC133927227 gene encoding zinc finger CCCH domain-containing protein 45-like isoform X3, with the protein product MDDGDGGLSFDFEGGLDSALAAGGPAPSSTDPGGGGAGPGLYGRGRGRGRGSYRQTVCRHWLRGLCMKGEACGFLHQFDKARMPVCRFFRDFGECRESDCAYKHSYDDVKECNMYKMGFCPNGPSCRYKHVKLPGPPPPVEEVLQKILQMRSFNKYGQHRNNNYNQQVERPQHPQGSGLPNQNSTENATATTQPAAGQQAQTMRQQPPQQQQNPNTNEQVQGVSNGHQATRIATPLPQGPSRYFIVKSCNRENLEISVQQGIWATQRSNEAKLNEAFESIENVILIFSINRTRHFQGCAKMTSRIGGYIGGGNWKSAHGMAHYGRNFSIQWLKISRDCQELEPFIGEQLASLLYLEPDSELTAMLIAAEAKREEEKAKGVSVDEAADNQDIMLFDDNEEEEEEESEEEEESGQESQGRGRGRGMMWPPQMPMMRRVGPMMGGRSFPPNMMGDGFGFGSGFGMPDPFGVPRCFPPFGGPRFPGDFTRGGPMPGMVFPGRPPQPGGLFPMGLDMMGPGRGLLMGGMGMGRPGRPNRPMGMAPFMPPPPPNNRVAKREQRKPGGDRSDKYETASDQGSRGRDNTGNSGGDGSRSQSGDRYGRSALRDDDSESEEEAAPRRSRKP